A genomic segment from Phragmites australis chromosome 6, lpPhrAust1.1, whole genome shotgun sequence encodes:
- the LOC133920786 gene encoding uncharacterized protein LOC133920786 — MQGANKKHLVVRITIPRCTFSGGDENGAFTGEQLRYPCKLRRHICARCGKHRGEHRRASAGIWEEHLPPRKRPMFRRLGQQFLRQGGGKMEKREEGEEGEIWNGDAITKGKRGPRRKRAEMLRADKFE, encoded by the coding sequence ATGCAGGGCGCCAACAAGAAGCACCTTGTTGTAAGGATCACGATCCCTCGGTGCACGTTTTCCGGGGGTGACGAGAATGGTGCCTTCACGGGCGAGCAGCTCAGGTACCCCTGCAAGCTGAGGCGCCACATCTGCGCGAGGTGCGGGAAGCACCGCGGCGAGCACCGCCGCGCCAGCGCGGGCATCTGGGAGGAGCACCTGCCGCCGCGCAAGAGACCCATGTTCAGGAGGCTGGGACAGCAATTCCTGCGGCAGGGCGGCGGCAAgatggagaagagggaggagggggaggagggggagatTTGGAACGGCGACGCGATCACCAAGGGGAAGCGAGGCCCCAGGAGAAAGCGCGCGGAAATGCTGAGAGCTGACAAGTTTGAATAA
- the LOC133921115 gene encoding uncharacterized protein LOC133921115, with the protein MATAENKRPRISSGVEKRPSRKEILGRKKAVKELIRKAVAVKDHLAQFTDFHKYQRNGISVYLESGRGDLLTLPMRKYIQNLLKANMEEPYGPEWPSEEKVKRREMVAPEARYIFVMQYPNGFIAEGRLLGFVHYRFVVEEDLPVVYVYELQMEPSAQGKGLGKFMMLLIEQIACKNQMGAVMLTVQKANTLAMAFYTKLRYVISSTSPSRVDPQVGLEQSYEILCKTFDSEAKSKLEDGD; encoded by the exons atggcgacggcggagaacaAGAGGCCCCGGATCAGCAGCGGGGTGGAGAAGAGGCCGAGTAGGAAGGAg ATATTGGGAAGGAAGAAGGCAGTCAAAGAGCTAATAAGGAAAGCTGTCGCTGTGAAGGATCACCTAGCGCAATTTACAGATTTTCATAAATATCAAAGAAATG GTATTTCGGTCTACTTGGAGTCTGGACGTGGCGATCTACTTACATTACCAATGAGGAAGTACATCCAAAATCTTTTAAAG GCTAACATGGAGGAACCATATGGACCAGAATGGCCTTCAGAAGAGAAAGTTAAGCGCCGGGAAATGGTGGCCCCAGAAGCACGATATATCTTTGTGATGCAGTATCCGAATGGGTTTATTGCCGAAGGTCGCTTGCTTGGTTTTGTGCACTATAGATTTGTTGTAGAAGAGGATCTGCCTGTTGTTTATGTGTACGAGCTACAAATGGAGCCTTCCGCCCAGGGTAAGGGGCTGGGGAAGTTTATGATGCTGTTGATTGAACAGATAGCTTGCAAG AACCAAATGGGAGCTGTGATGCTAACAGTTCAGAAAGCTAACACGCTAGCTATGGCTTTCTACACCAAGTTGAG ATATGTTATATCTAGCACGTCACCATCACGCGTGGATCCTCAG GTAGGACTTGAACAAAGCTATGAAATTTTGTGCAAGACATTCGACTCTGAAGCTAAGTCCAAATTAGAG GACGGCGACTAA